From one Paenibacillus sp. FSL K6-1330 genomic stretch:
- the glpX gene encoding class II fructose-bisphosphatase: MESSLALELVRVTEEAALQSARWTGRGDKNSADEAATVAMRKHFDSAAMDGVVVIGEGEMDEAPMLYIGERVGNRKGPKMDVAVDPLEGTETVASGLNNALSVIAAAPRGTLLHAPDIYMHKLAVGPELTGKLSLNDPIEVTLRKASEILSKPLSEMTVSILDRERHSAMIKALRESGVRIKLLSHGDVMGAIETCTDSEVDLYVGSGGAPEGVLAAAALKCLGGEIQGRLIPETPEDFIRCQDMGLKHPEQLLTMEDMVGREGVLFVATGVTAGDFLRGVKYMPGQRAETHSVMMYSGTRTVRYIRSVHHLFHSSETLAAAASS, encoded by the coding sequence ATGGAGAGTTCATTAGCATTGGAGCTTGTAAGAGTGACAGAGGAAGCGGCGCTGCAATCCGCCCGGTGGACAGGAAGAGGTGACAAGAACAGTGCTGATGAAGCCGCGACGGTTGCCATGCGCAAGCATTTTGATTCCGCAGCGATGGATGGGGTCGTTGTCATAGGAGAAGGTGAGATGGATGAAGCGCCCATGCTGTATATTGGAGAGCGCGTAGGGAACCGCAAAGGTCCGAAGATGGACGTAGCGGTGGATCCGCTCGAAGGAACGGAAACGGTGGCCAGCGGGCTGAACAACGCGTTGTCCGTGATTGCGGCAGCTCCCCGCGGAACCCTTCTGCATGCACCCGATATTTACATGCATAAGCTCGCGGTTGGACCCGAGCTTACGGGCAAGCTGAGTTTGAATGATCCGATTGAGGTAACCCTTCGAAAAGCATCGGAGATCTTATCAAAGCCGCTGTCGGAGATGACGGTATCCATTCTCGATCGTGAGCGACACAGCGCGATGATCAAGGCTTTGCGAGAGTCCGGGGTAAGGATTAAATTGTTGAGTCACGGAGATGTCATGGGAGCGATCGAGACCTGCACCGACAGTGAAGTCGATCTCTATGTGGGCTCCGGAGGGGCTCCGGAAGGCGTTCTCGCTGCCGCCGCTTTGAAATGCCTGGGCGGAGAAATTCAGGGACGGCTTATACCGGAGACACCGGAGGATTTTATTAGATGCCAGGACATGGGGCTGAAACATCCGGAGCAGCTGCTGACGATGGAGGATATGGTAGGGCGAGAAGGCGTATTATTCGTGGCTACCGGCGTGACAGCTGGCGATTTCCTGCGCGGCGTGAAGTATATGCCAGGTCAGCGGGCCGAAACGCATTCCGTCATGATGTACTCCGGCACGAGAACCGTCCGTTATATCCGCAGCGTTCATCATCTGTTTCACAGCAGTGAAACCTTAGCTGCTGCTGCCTCTTCTTGA
- a CDS encoding pyruvate, water dikinase regulatory protein, with protein sequence MNQALTHFIAICSDSIGETAEAVVQATLRQFELPNTEIKRYMNVRDEDELTELMEEVARRGGFVAYTLVQPELREVIREEAVRLNIRTVDIMGPMMQAFADTFNDYPKRLPGLLHRLDDSYFRRVDAMEFAVQYDDGKDVSAILKADIILLGVSRISKTPLSMFLAHKGYKTVNFPIVPEMSPPSQLREVTDGTIIGLTIEPKHLLKIRSERLKVMGLPHQVQYASLERIQEELDYALSLYAELGCPVIDVTDKAIEETAGLITNYLK encoded by the coding sequence ATGAATCAGGCATTAACACATTTCATAGCAATCTGTTCGGACTCCATTGGGGAGACGGCTGAAGCGGTTGTGCAAGCTACGTTACGCCAGTTCGAGCTTCCGAATACAGAGATTAAACGTTATATGAACGTTCGCGACGAGGATGAATTGACCGAATTGATGGAGGAGGTGGCGCGGCGCGGAGGCTTTGTGGCTTACACGCTCGTGCAGCCGGAGCTTCGCGAGGTAATTCGGGAGGAAGCCGTGCGACTCAACATTCGTACGGTGGATATTATGGGGCCGATGATGCAGGCATTTGCCGATACGTTCAACGACTATCCCAAACGGCTGCCGGGGCTGCTGCATCGCTTGGACGACAGCTATTTCCGGAGGGTCGACGCGATGGAATTCGCTGTCCAATATGACGATGGCAAGGACGTTAGCGCCATTTTGAAGGCGGACATCATATTGCTGGGCGTATCCCGAATATCCAAGACGCCGCTATCGATGTTTCTCGCTCATAAAGGCTACAAAACGGTCAATTTCCCGATCGTACCGGAGATGTCGCCCCCTTCACAGCTTAGAGAAGTAACGGATGGCACGATTATCGGACTTACGATCGAACCGAAGCATCTGCTTAAAATCCGCAGCGAGCGCTTAAAGGTCATGGGATTGCCGCACCAGGTGCAATATGCATCCCTTGAGCGGATACAAGAAGAACTGGATTATGCGTTGTCGTTGTATGCGGAGCTCGGATGTCCCGTCATCGATGTTACTGACAAGGCGATTGAGGAAACCGCAGGACTGATTACGAATTATTTGAAATAA